In the genome of Xenopus laevis strain J_2021 chromosome 1S, Xenopus_laevis_v10.1, whole genome shotgun sequence, one region contains:
- the LOC121399503 gene encoding taste receptor type 2 member 1-like: protein MELPANSVRIIACCILIFVSFFGNTILIYCTWRCIKRRLPISFALIFSLAVAHLVKNLVVNTINILYSAGIRSTSLACKIGIFAGSVGTTLEIWFTLYLAILYCFKLSCVVHPLRALPNRKWRRFHLMMVFALWITAVALCCPYLVYGENVENEVPLNFSNFFHHNCLNVECGILFTDDTVKLSYEQILMVLIDLLPLAILLMVSFRIVLFLFERQNSTYGNIWLGHNAEVIRASKLIILLMTLVTSLWISHFILVYFLKYMTSLSFSTTVLAVLFSGYSSLSPYLLMLINYKIRIRLRSMSSFCCTITQKSKPLDSEKSLPNNSAVKN from the coding sequence ATGGAGCTTCCGGCAAACAGTGTCAGGATAATTGCCTGCTGCATCCTAATCTTTGTGAGCTTTTTTGGAAACACCATACTGATTTACTGTACCTGGAGATGCATCAAGAGACGTCTGCCAATTTCCTTTGCTCTTATTTTCAGTCTTGCAGTTGCGCATTTAGTCAAGAACTTGGTGGtcaatactataaatatattatatagtgctGGAATTCGCTCTACTTCTCTTGCGTGCAAAATTGGCATTTTTGCTGGGTCAGTGGGCACAACATTGGAGATTTGGTTTACTCTGTATTTAGCCATATTGTATTGCTTTAAACTCAGTTGCGTTGTCCATCCACTACGAGCACTTCCAAATCGCAAGTGGCGCAGATTTCACTTAATGATGGTTTTTGCTCTCTGGATTACTGCAGTTGCACTTTGCTGTCCATATCTGGTATACGGGGAGAACGTGGAAAATGAAGTACCACTGAATTTTTCAAACTTCTTTCATCACAACTGTCTCAATGTGGAATGTggtattttatttacagatgatACTGTGAAACTGTCTTATGAGCAAATTTTGATGGTTCTCATTGACTTGCTCCCTTTGGCCATTTTACTCATGGTCAGTTTTCGaattgtactttttctttttgaGCGACAAAATTCTACTTATGGAAATATTTGGCTTGGCCATAATGCAGAGGTAATAAGAGCATCAAAATTGATAATACTCTTGATGACCCTGGTCACCTCCCTATGGATTTCACATTTTATTCTTgtctattttctaaaatatatgacTTCCTTGTCCTTCTCTACAACAGTTCTTGCTGTTTTATTTTCTGGATATTCAAGTCTTAGTCCATACTTGCTTATGTTAATTAATTACAAGATAAGAATAAGGCTCAGATCAATGAGCTCCTTCTGCTGTACAATTACACAAAAGAGCAAGCCTTTGGACTCTGAAAAATCCTTGCCAAACAATTCTGCCGTCAAAAACTGA